The following coding sequences lie in one Lolium perenne isolate Kyuss_39 chromosome 2, Kyuss_2.0, whole genome shotgun sequence genomic window:
- the LOC127333530 gene encoding KH domain-containing protein HEN4 → MAGAKPHFAPHAAYAASASAPAPTAAPASDSSSSASADAGADVIVFRLLLPRAFGDEDAFHLYAAIAPLRRNAAALQVRVDALQGYPEDSASRVAVVLGPTSPSRRVEASSSSSSGEPLQLSPVQEALVALVDVGGVLHRVVGRGPEFVTCLVLVEAARLDDQGRWTLRAITSETGAEIRFKSLAGDAKPSLHSPDEVLEITGDRTTIRKAIVALSSYVQGDLHAGTLTNSVTTASAELPRTTLEVPETNFGALHSGGSTQYAKSSIPRIDSPQGVTGDVKSKHQQQISFRLLCHVNLAGGLIGTKGLLIKSFESETGASIDVGNPYSGCTERVITISALESPGPYSTVQRAMLCIFERMEEVERNGHSTFGKPGYSTRVLVPKSQFYWLVGLGGAVIQEIVKSTGAGIEIMDEADVPACASHCERVLQITGELVDVRKALIVLSDKLRDYAFSSKSTKYDDANATSSDITESTPSRQVKIFSTSYSSTVNFPMIDHGPSLNQMNSVENSFCAFHLGSPGSSELEKSANANDVGIMKSKNAVQKSAGGSGAITITGVQKPADGSGDRINNSCIGITSPEDNKFSSHQRIKDPVVIRMTYEVAACQRVLCILYGDDGYYLAQLRQISGADITVYDPPPETSDGSIIVISGTPDQAQLALAALIDLTKKMTSSSSDPQA, encoded by the exons ATGGCCGGGGCAAAACCCCACTTTGCACCGCACGCCGCttacgccgcctccgcctccgcccccGCCCCCACTGCCGCCCCCGCCTCTGATTCCAGCTCCAGCGCAAGCGCCGACGCCGGCGCTGACGTcatcgtcttccgcctcctcctgCCCAGGGCCTTTGGCGACGAAGACGCCTTTCACCTCTACGCCGCCATCGCCCCGCTCCGCCGCAACGCCGCCGCGCTCCAGGTCCGCGTCGATGCCCTCCAAGGTTACCCCGAAGACTCCGCCAGCCGCGTCGCGGTCGTCCTCGGCCCCACCTCTCCCAGCCGCCGCGTcgaggcctcctcctcctcctcctccggcgagccCCTGCAGCTCTCGCCCGTGCAGGAGGCCCTCGTCGCCCTCGTCGACGTCGGCGGGGTCCTACACCGCGTCGTGGGCCGGGGCCCCGAGTTCGTGACATGCCTGGTCCTGGTCGAGGCCGCCCGACTCGACGACCAAGGGAGGTGGACTCTGAGGGCAATCACCAGCGAGACTGGCGCTGAGATTCGCTTCAAATCGTTGGCAGGGGACGCGAAGCCGAGCCTGCATTCTCCCGACGAGGTCCTTGAG ATAACTGGAGATAGAACTACCATAAGGAAAGCTATTGTTGCTTTGTCTAGCTATGTTCAAGGTGATTTACACGCTGGCACCTTAACAAATTCTGTTACGACAGCAAGCGCAGAGCTCCCGAGGACAACTTTGGAAGTGCCTGAGACGAATTTCGGAGCTTTGCACTCAGGGGGGTCCACTCAGTATGCAAAGAGCAGTATCCCTAGGATTGATAGTCCACAAGGTGTTACTGGAGATGTCAAAAGTAAACATCAACAACAGATTTCGTTTAGACTTCTCTGTCATGTCAATCTTGCTGGAGGTTTGATTGGCACGAAGGGCCTGCTTATCAAAAGCTTTGAATCCGAAACTGGAGCTTCGATTGACGTCGGTAATCCTTACAGTGGTTGCACGGAACGTGTGATAACAATCTCTGCCCTAGAG AGTCCAGGACCATACTCCACAGTGCAGAGGGCAATGCTTTGTATCTTCGAAAGAATGGAGGAGGTGGAAAGAAATGGGCACTCTACATTCGGCAAGCCAGGGTACTCAACCAGGGTGCTTGTGCCCAAAAGCCAATTTTATTGGTTAGTTGGTTTAGGTGGTGCGGTAATCCAGGAAATTGTGAAGTCAACAGGAGCAGGAATTGAGATAATGGATGAGGCAGATGTTCCAGCTTGTGCCTCACACTGTGAACGTGTTCTGCAG ATCACTGGGGAATTAGTGGATGTCAGAAAGGCTTTAATAGTTCTTAGTGACAAACTTCGTGATTATGCTTTCTCTTCTAAGAGCACCAAGTACGATGATGCTAATGCTACATCTTCAGATATTACTGAATCAACTCCAAGCAGACAGGTCAAAATTTTTTCAACCAGCTACAGTTCAACTGTGAATTTCCCAATGATTGATCATGGGCCCTCTTTAAATCAAATGAACTCAGTAGAGAACTCCTTCTGTGCCTTCCACTTGGGATCTCCTGGTTCTTCAGAACTTGAG AAATCTGCTAATGCGAATGACGTTGGTATCATGAAATCAAAAAATGCGGTACAGAAATCTGCTGGCGGGAGTGGTGCTATTACTATCACTGGGGTGCAGAAACCTGCTGATGGGAGTGGTGACAGAATTAATAACTCATGTATCGGGATTACATCTCCAGAGGACAACAAATTTTCGAG TCACCAGAGAATCAAGGATCCTGTTGTAATTAGAATGACATACGAGGTTGCTGCTTGTCAGAGGGTTTTATGTATTCTCTATGGAGATGACGGATACTACCTGGCCCAGCTCAGACAG ATCTCTGGTGCAGACATTACCGTTTACGATCCACCTCCAGAGACCAGTGATGGTAGCATTATTGTGATATCTGGAACGCCAGATCAGGCGCAATTAGCCCTGGCTGCACTCATTGACCTGACCAAGAAAATGACGTCATCATCATcagatccccaagcttga